From Daphnia pulicaria isolate SC F1-1A chromosome 4, SC_F0-13Bv2, whole genome shotgun sequence, one genomic window encodes:
- the LOC124336200 gene encoding putative fatty acyl-CoA reductase CG5065 translates to MEHSSIVEYYKGRSVFVTGATGFMGKVLVEKLLRSCPGIEHLYLLMRPFKDQSVLSRLQGLISNQIFDNVRQQQPEAMAKITAVTGDVTSPGFGLSPSDLQLLIENVSVVFHSAATIKFNEELKAAMEMNVKGPMHLLEVCRQMKRLEAVVHVSTAFNNLDRDEIKEEIYVNPKVDPLKLIELLDSLDDDAVKNIEAQLIGNCPNTYTYTKALAEQLLEEKCGNIPLVIVRPSIVTGALSEPVPGWVDNMNGTTGTIAAVGKGFFRIIKTNEDLVSDIIPVDYPINLMIAVAWYKATRRQSGVQVYSCTTSHQNPLTWGLLKRLTMESWLKYPTKDMMWYPSCHMTVGKVSLKVNQVLFHDLPARLMDLFNSVTGKRTKWVRLYAKASQAFFPFEFFTTHQWRFLSNNYIPLMEEMSEQDRKIFYFDVREIEWKKYFDVYVLGTRRFILKDDISTLSIARRNLGRLRMAQLFVRSLLFSFILLALKKIFPYLLVTESLKRKIAYVILRQ, encoded by the exons ATGGAGCATTCAAGCATCGTTGAATACTACAAGGGTCGTTCGGTATTTGTGACGGGTGCAACCGGTTTCATGGGCAAGGTGTTGGTGGAGAAGCTATTGCGCTCATGCCCCGGTATTGAGCATCTCTATCTGCTGATGAGGCCGTTTAAAGACCAAAGTGTTCTAAGCCGTCTTCAGGGACTAATCAGCAATCAG ATATTCGACAATGTGAGGCAACAGCAACCAGAAGCGATGGCCAAAATCACGGCCGTAACGGGCGATGTCACTTCACCGGGATTCGGACTCTCCCCGTCCGATTTGCAGTTgttgattgaaaatgtttcagttGTTTTTCACTCGGCAGCCActatcaaattcaatgaagagcTCAAAGCGGCCATGGAGATGAACGTCAAGGGACCGATGCATTTACTCGAAGTTTGTCGCCAGATGAAACGTCTCGAG GCTGTTGTCCACGTATCGACTGCCTTTAACAATCTCGACCGGGACGAAATAAAGGAAGAAATTTACGTGAATCCGAAAGTTGATCCACTCAAACTGATTGAACTGCTCGACAGCCTCGATGACGACGCAGTGAAGAATATTGAAGCCCA acttATTGGGAATTGTCCAAACACTTATACCTACACCAAAGCCTTGGCCGAGCAATTGCTCGAAGAGAAATGCGGCAACATTCCTCTAGTGATTGTCCGGCCATCTATTGTTACTGGAGCACTGAGCGAACCTGTACCCGGATGGGTTGACAACATGAACGGAACGACAG GAACGATCGCTGCGGTGGGGAAAGGCTTCTTTCGAATCATAAAAACCAACGAGGATCTAGTTAGCGATATAATACCCGTCGACTATCCAATTAATTTGATGATCGCAGTGGCTTGGTACAAAGCCACTCGAAG ACAGTCTGGCGTTCAAGTTTACAGCTGCACAACCAGCCATCAAAATCCACTTACTTGGGGTCTTCTCAAACGTTTAACAATGGAGTCTTGGTTAAAATACCCTACAAAAGACATGATGTGGTATCCCAGCTGCCATATGACTGTCGGCAAGGTTTCACTAAAAGTTAACCAAGTTTTGTTTCATGACCTGCCAGCCCGCTTGATGGATTTGTTCAACTCGGTGACGGGCAAACGAACTAAATGG GTTCGTCTGTACGCAAAGGCATCGCAAGCTTTTTTCCCGTTTGAATTCTTCACGACGCATCAGTGGCGATTTCTCAGCAACAACTACATCCCCTTGATGGAAGAAATGTCCGAACAGGATCggaaaatattttactttgaTGTTCGCGAAATCGAATGGAAAAAGTATTTCGACGTTTACGTTTTGGGCACTCGGAGGTTTATTCTCAAAGACGATATTTCCACTCTGTCCATCGCTAGAAGAAACCTTGGCAG actgcGCATGGCACAGCTGTTTGTTCGTTCTCTTTTGTTCAGCTTCATTCTTCTCgctttaaagaaaattttcccTTATTTATTGGTAACTGAATCCTTGAAACGGAAAATCGCTTACGTCATTCTTAGGCAATAA